CAGAGCCATCGCCTCCTCGGGACTCATCGGAACCGGCCGGGCGGGCCGGGGGCGCTGACTGGGCTGCGGTTTCGCCGTGGGATGCACGCGGGGATCTTATGATCCGGCCCCCCGCGGCCCACTCCTCATCCCCCACCGCTCCCGCGCAGAACGTGGACCTCGCCCGGACCGGGGGCGAGGACGAAGAGCCGAAGGACCCGCCGCGGTCGTGCGAACGGGGGCGGGAGCCGGTCGGAGGGCGTTGTCAGACCCTCACGCGAAGATGGGTCCATGACCGCATCTCCCGCCGTTGAGGCGTACGTCGTCCTGTCCAGCCCCGCCGCGTACGAGGACGCGCTCGATCGTCTGCGCGCCGCGTCCCGCGACTACTACGCGGGCGAGAACAGCCCGTTGGACGACGCGTCGTACGACGCGCTGCGTCTGGCCGTGCTGGCGTGGGAGGCGGAGCACCCGCGCGGCGACGCCGCGTCGCCCACGGGGCTGGTCGCCGACGGGGCCGCGCCGGAGGGCGACGTCGCGCACACGACCCGCCTGCTCAGCCTCGACAACGTCTTCGGGCCCGAGCAGCTGGTCGCCTGGGACGCCTCGCTGCAGCGGCGGCTGGGCCGCGCGGTCGAGGGCGGGTTCGCGGTCGAGCCGAAGCTGGACGGGGCCGCGGTGGCCGCGCGGTACCGGGACGGGCGGCTCGTCCAGGTCATCACGCGGGGCGACGGTACGCACGGCGAGGACGTCAGCCATGTCGTGGGCTCGGTCGTCGGACTGCCCGAGCGGCTGCCGGAGCCGGCGACCTTCGAGGTCCGGGGCGAAGTGCTGTTCACCCAGGAGCAGTTCGAGACGGCGCAGCAGGTGCGCGCCGCCCACGGCGGGACCCCGTTCGCGAACCCGAGGAACGCCGTGGCGGGCACGCTGCGGGCGAAGGACCGGCCGTACCGGCTGGAGATGGCGTTCTGGGCGTACGGCGCCGTCGACCTGGACGGCGGATCGTTTCTGCCCACCGGTGCGTCGCACGCCGAGGTGCTGGCCGCGGTCGCCGCGGCCGGCGTGAGGACGACCGCCGACACGCCCGCCGGGCTCCACGTGGTGGACACCATCGCCGAGGCGCAGGCCCGCGTGGACGCGATCGGCGCGCTGCGCGCCGGGCTGCCCTTCGGCATCGACGGCGTGGTCGTCAAGGCGAACAGCGCCGCCGAGCAGGCCGAGGCCGGGCTCGGCAGCCGCTTCCCCTACTGGGCCATCGCCTACAAGCTGTCGGCCGTGGAGCGCCAGACCGTGCTGCGGGACGTCGTCTGGGAGGTGGGCCGCACGGGCGTGCTCGCGCCGACCGCCGTCCTCGACGCGGTCGAGATCGACGGCTCCACGGTCTCCCGCGCCACCCTGCACAACCCGGCGGACATCGCCCGCCGCGACCTCCACCTCGGCGACACCGTGACCGTCTACAAGGCGGGCGACATCATCCCGCGCGTGCAGGCGCCGGTCGTCGAGCTCCGCCCCGAGGGCGCCGTGCCGGTCCCGCTGCCGGCCGACTGCCCGAACTGCGGCGGCGCCATCGACAAGAGCCAGGAGCGCTGGCGGTGCGCGAAGGGCGCGGGCTGCGCGCTCGCCCCGCTGATCGAGTACGCCGCCGGGCGCGACGTCCTCGACATCGACGGTCTCGGCAAGACGTACGTGAAGGCGCTGATCGACGCCGGACTGGTCACGGACGTGGCGGACCTGTTCACGCTGACCGAGGAGCAGCTGACGGCCGCCGCGGGCAGCGCCCGGCGCGGCGCGAAGCTCGTCGAGCAGTTCGAGCTGGCCCGGAGCCGCCCGCTCAGCCGGGTCTTCTGCGCCCTGGGCATCCGGGGCACGGGACGCCGCATGTCCCGCCGGCTCGCGGCCCACTTCGGCACCATGGAGGCGATCCGCGCGGCGAGCGCGGAGGACCTGCTGGCCGTCGAGGGCATCGGCCCGGAGAAGGCGCCCGTGGTCGTGGCCGAACTCGCCGCCCTCGCCCCCGTCGTGGACAAGCTGATCGCGGCCGGCGTCAACATGACCGAGCCCGAGCCGGTCGGCGCGCCCGCCGCCGACGGCTCCGCGCCCGCCGAGGGGCCGCTGACGGGCAGGACCGTGGTGGTCACCGGGAAGATGACGGGCCGGCTCGACGGGTACGGCCGCTCGCAGATGAACGAGCTCATCGAGCGGGCCGGAGGCCGGGCGGGCAGCGGCGTCAACGCCAGGACGAGCTATCTGGTCTCCGCGCCCTCCGCCGGCGGCAAGCCCAGCTCGAAGGCGGTCGCCGCCGAGAAGCTCGGCGTGGAGGTCCTGACGCCGGAGGCGTTCGCGGCCCTCGTGGCCGACTTCCTCGACTGACGCCGCGGACGGCACCGGCGACACGGACGGCGTCCGGCGACGCCGACGCCGACGTCGGCGCCGCTCCGGTTCGGCCCCGGCCCGGACCAGCCGCGCGTCGGCGCCGGCGAGCCGGCTGATCAGGATGTTGCCGACCCTGTCGTGGACGGCGTCGGGGCCGGGGCCTTACCGGTTCCGCGTGCCCGCCGGAGCGGACCGCCCGGGTCGGCCGTCAGCGCTCCGACGTACCGCCCTGGGCGGAGGTGCGCCGGCGGGGGCGCCGGTCGCCGGTGCGGCCGCCGGACTTCGCGGCCGCCTCGCCCGTCCTGGCCGCAGCGCCGGATCCCGTACGCCGGGAGGTGCCGCGGCCACCGGCCGTGGCGCCGCCGGACGAGGCCCGCCCGCCGCCGGTCGCGGTCTTCGCGGCGGTGGGCGCCTTCGCACCCGTCGCCGCCTGCGTACCGCCGCCGGCGGTGCGGCGGCCGGTGCCGCGCGCGCCGCCGGTCCGGGCGGGCGCCTCGGACGCCGCCGCCGCGTTGCCGCCGCCACGGCGCCGCCGGGACGGGCGGCCGCCCTCGGCGGTGGACGCGCGGGCACCGCGGGCCGGGGCCGGCGCCGGCTGCTGCGGGACCTCGATGGTGACCGCGACGCCGGACGGCTCGCGGGCGCCGGTGAGGGTGGCCAGCTCCTCGTCGCTGGACTTCACGCGGGCCGTCCGCGGGGCGATGCCCGCGTCCTTCATGAGCCGGCTGACCTCGTGCTTCTGCTCGGGCAGCACCAGCGTCACGACGCTGCCGGAGCCGCCGGCCCGGGCGGTGCGGCCGCCCCGGTGGAGGTAGTCCTTGTGGTCGGCCGGCGGGTCGACGTTCACGACCAGGTCGAGGTCGTCGACGTGGATGCCGCGGGCCGCGACGTTCGTGGCCACCAGGGCGGTGACCTGGCCGTTCTTGAACTGCTCCAGGGTCCGGTTCCGCTGCGGCTGGGTCCGGCCGCCGTGCAGGGCCGCCGCGCGGACACCGACCGAGAGCAGCCGCTTGGCGAGCCGGTCCGCCGACCGCTTGGTGTCGAGGAAGAGGATGACCCGGCCGTCACGGGCCGCGATGCGGGTGGTGACGGCCTTCTTGTCGGTCACGTCCTGCACGTGCAGGACGTGGTGCTCCATCGTCGTCACCGCGCCGGCGGACGGGTCCACGGAGTGCACGACGGGGTCGGTCAGGAAACGCTTGACCAGCTGGTCGATGTTGCGGTCCAGGGTGGCGGAGAAGAGCATCCGCTGCCCGTCCGGCCGCACCTGCTTGATCAGCTTGGTGATCTGCGGCAGGAAGCCCATGTCGGTCATCTGGTCGGCCTCGTCCAGCACCGTGATGCGGACGTCGTCGAGGACGCAGTCCCCGCGCTCGACCAGGTCGTTCAGCCGGCCGGGGCTCGCCACGACCACCTCGGCGCCGCGCCGCAGCGTGGCGGCCTGCTTGGTGATCGACAGTCCGCCGACGATGGTCGCCAGCCGTACGTTCACCGCGGTCGCGTACGGCGCCAGGGCATCCGTGACCTGCTGCGCCAGCTCGCGGGTCGGCACGAGGACCAGCGCGAGCGGGGCCTTCGGCTGCGCGCGCAGTCCGGCGGTACGGGCCAGCAGCGCCAGACCGAACGCGAGGGTCTTGCCCGAGCCCGTCCGCCCCCGTGCCAGCACGTCGCGGCCGGCGAGCGAGTCGGGCAGGGTGGCGCCCTGGATGGGGAAGGGCGTGGTCACGCCCTGGGCGGTGAGCGTCGCCAGGAGCCCCGCGGGCATGTCCAGACCGGCGAAGTCGTCCACGGCGGGCAGCGCGGGCGTCGCGCTCTCCGGCATCCGGAACTCGCCGGACGAGACCGGGGACGAGGCCGGAGCCGAGGCTGCCGAAACGCGCTTGCCCGGCTTCCGGGGCCTACGGGACATATATTTCTTGCCTTTCCTAGAACTGCACGAACCACGCATGACGCACCACGCGAACAGCACAAACCGGGGTCCGCACCACGACGGTGCGGACCCCGGTGAGCGACGGACCGAAGCGTCCGAAATCAGGCGGGGACGATGTTCTCCGCCTGCGGGCCCTTCTGGCCCTGCGTGACGTCGAACGTGACCCGCTGGCCCTCCTGGAGCTCACGGAAGCCCTGGGTGGCGATGTTCGAGTAGTGGGCGAACACGTCCGGACCGCCACCGTCCTGCTCGATGAAGCCGAAGCCCTTCTCCGAGTTGAACCACTTCACGGTTCCCTGCGCCATGACGTTCTCCTTCTGTAAGGCAGAGGCCCCATCCGGAGATGCCGGTAAAACGAATAATGCGCCTGCGGAAAAACATTCCGGTCAGGCGCACATAGGTTCATGGGTACCACAACTGCAACAAGTCCACCGTAGCACGTCACGCCCCGAAGGGCGCTGCGACACGGACGTTCTCCGTCGAGTTCCGCGCGGCGCCCGCCCCTGCCGCACGGTCACCGGGGGTGGGACGGGGCCGACAGGGCGTGCAGGCGGAGCGCCAGCTGTATCTCCAGGGC
The Streptomyces roseofulvus genome window above contains:
- the ligA gene encoding NAD-dependent DNA ligase LigA — protein: MTASPAVEAYVVLSSPAAYEDALDRLRAASRDYYAGENSPLDDASYDALRLAVLAWEAEHPRGDAASPTGLVADGAAPEGDVAHTTRLLSLDNVFGPEQLVAWDASLQRRLGRAVEGGFAVEPKLDGAAVAARYRDGRLVQVITRGDGTHGEDVSHVVGSVVGLPERLPEPATFEVRGEVLFTQEQFETAQQVRAAHGGTPFANPRNAVAGTLRAKDRPYRLEMAFWAYGAVDLDGGSFLPTGASHAEVLAAVAAAGVRTTADTPAGLHVVDTIAEAQARVDAIGALRAGLPFGIDGVVVKANSAAEQAEAGLGSRFPYWAIAYKLSAVERQTVLRDVVWEVGRTGVLAPTAVLDAVEIDGSTVSRATLHNPADIARRDLHLGDTVTVYKAGDIIPRVQAPVVELRPEGAVPVPLPADCPNCGGAIDKSQERWRCAKGAGCALAPLIEYAAGRDVLDIDGLGKTYVKALIDAGLVTDVADLFTLTEEQLTAAAGSARRGAKLVEQFELARSRPLSRVFCALGIRGTGRRMSRRLAAHFGTMEAIRAASAEDLLAVEGIGPEKAPVVVAELAALAPVVDKLIAAGVNMTEPEPVGAPAADGSAPAEGPLTGRTVVVTGKMTGRLDGYGRSQMNELIERAGGRAGSGVNARTSYLVSAPSAGGKPSSKAVAAEKLGVEVLTPEAFAALVADFLD
- a CDS encoding DEAD/DEAH box helicase, with translation MSRRPRKPGKRVSAASAPASSPVSSGEFRMPESATPALPAVDDFAGLDMPAGLLATLTAQGVTTPFPIQGATLPDSLAGRDVLARGRTGSGKTLAFGLALLARTAGLRAQPKAPLALVLVPTRELAQQVTDALAPYATAVNVRLATIVGGLSITKQAATLRRGAEVVVASPGRLNDLVERGDCVLDDVRITVLDEADQMTDMGFLPQITKLIKQVRPDGQRMLFSATLDRNIDQLVKRFLTDPVVHSVDPSAGAVTTMEHHVLHVQDVTDKKAVTTRIAARDGRVILFLDTKRSADRLAKRLLSVGVRAAALHGGRTQPQRNRTLEQFKNGQVTALVATNVAARGIHVDDLDLVVNVDPPADHKDYLHRGGRTARAGGSGSVVTLVLPEQKHEVSRLMKDAGIAPRTARVKSSDEELATLTGAREPSGVAVTIEVPQQPAPAPARGARASTAEGGRPSRRRRGGGNAAAASEAPARTGGARGTGRRTAGGGTQAATGAKAPTAAKTATGGGRASSGGATAGGRGTSRRTGSGAAARTGEAAAKSGGRTGDRRPRRRTSAQGGTSER
- a CDS encoding cold-shock protein; the encoded protein is MAQGTVKWFNSEKGFGFIEQDGGGPDVFAHYSNIATQGFRELQEGQRVTFDVTQGQKGPQAENIVPA